One stretch of Zingiber officinale cultivar Zhangliang chromosome 6B, Zo_v1.1, whole genome shotgun sequence DNA includes these proteins:
- the LOC121990601 gene encoding histone H3.v1-like produces MGVNKCELCNCPARIHCESDQANLCWECDAKVHGANFLVARHSRCLLCRSCQSPTPWRAEGSRLGATVSVCQMCAATSPGSVEGSGERGCSTGCVEEAKEEEEGGSGDSDEEEEEEEMEEEDEESESGKEEDDIDEGDNQVVPWSPTPPPVASSSSSGYEEEESDRTAGNSGGFLKRMRENADLVVSQSQDDVGCSSSRRASDPVASATAVAGEIQCLTPPVGSFRDRKRVAHSIPSPAPPSANATLFGIRVGNGNHRQGVSVMTLSAAHRY; encoded by the exons atgGGGGTGAACAAATGTGAGCTTTGCAATTGCCCGGCGAGGATCCACTGCGAGTCGGATCAGGCGAATCTGTGCTGGGAGTGCGACGCCAAGGTACATGGCGCCAACTTCCTCGTTGCGCGCCACTCCAGGTGTCTGCTGTGCCGGAGCTGCCAGTCGCCTACGCCGTGGAGGGCAGAGGGTTCTCGTCTCGGCGCCACCGTCTCCGTTTGCCAGATGTGCGCCGCTACATCGCCGGGCTCAGTTGAGGGAAGCGGCGAACGGGGATGTAGCACCGGATGCGTCGAGGAGgcgaaagaggaagaggagggaggatCAGGAGATAgcgatgaggaggaagaggaggaggagatggaGGAAGAGGACGAAGAGAGCGAGAGTGGAAAAGAGGAGGATGACATCGACGAAGGGGACAATCAGGTGGTGCCGTGGTCCCCGACTCCACCGCCTGTTGCGAGCTCATCGAGCAGCGGTTACGAGGAAGAGGAATCCGATAGGACGGCAGGCAATTCCGGTGGCTTCTTGAAGCGGATGCGGGAAAATGCCGATCTCGTTGTCTCCCAG TCACAGGATGACGTGGGTTGCTCGTCGTCCCGCCGTGCGTCGGATCCGGTCGCGTCTGCTACGGCAGTGGCGGGCGAGATCCAATGCTTAACTCCTCCAGTCGGTTCGTTCAGGGATCGGAAGAGGGTCGCCCATTCCATCCCCTCGCCTGCACCACCCTCTGCCAACGCGACCTTGTTCGGCATTCGCGTCGGCAACGGCAATCATCGCCAAGGTGTCAGTGTCATGACACTGTCTGCCGCTCACCGAT ATTGA